The Halorussus gelatinilyticus genome contains the following window.
GCGAGAGCGAACCGACGTCCCAGCCCTGGTCGGCGACGTACTCGATGCCGGCCGCGATGTCGGAGTACGAGCCACCGCCGTTGGAGTTCAGCACCTTCACGGCGTGGAGCGTGACGCCGGGAGCGACGCCGACGACGCCCTGATTGTTATCGACGGCACCCGTGATACCGGCACAGTGGGTACCGTGGCCGTTGTCGTCGCCCCAACCGTAGGTACACTCCGCGGAGTAGGAGCTACACTGGACGGCGTAGGCACCTGCGCCGAGATTCGCTTCGAGGTCGGGGTGGTTGCCGTCGATACCCGTGTCGATGATAGCCACGTCGGCACCGCTGCCGTCAGAGGCCGCTCGGTCGGCGTCCACGCGGTTGACGCCCCACGGGAGGGACTGAGCGAGCGCCTGCATCTGGCCGTTCTCTTCGACGTAGCGGATGTTCGGGCTCTGGTCGAGCGCCGTCGCGGCCTTCTTCGGGACCTGAATGGTCACGACGTCGAGGGAGTCGAACTTCCGGACGACGTCGTTGGCCTCCGCGAGGGCCATCTGCTTGCCCTTCTCGGATTTGAAGCCGACGTTGACCTCCACCGTGTCGTCGGGCTTGGCCGCCGCGAGGCCGGTCGCGCTCATCGCCGCGAGCGAACCGCCTGCCGTCTTGAGTACGTTACGTCGGGAAACGCCGCTGTCATCACCAAGCATTGCAATTTGTGCATTTGTGCGTTTCGTAATAAAGTTTTATTCTAGTTCTAGATACTGTAAATAATCCGGCTAGTCTTCTAACTGGTCGGAGAGGTTCGAGTCCTCTGACGCCGCTCGACGGCTCGTGCGACCACTCGGCGTCGAGCGACGAGCGACCGACCGGTAGAGCGTCGAACGTCGGGAGTCAATGCCTCGAAAAAAGAGCGTCGAACGTCGGGAGTCAATGCCTCGAAAAAAGAGCGTCGAACGTCGGGAGTCGATACCTCGAAAAAAGAGCGTCGAGCCGTGCCTCGAAAACCGGGCGGGGAGTCGGCTTACGTGTCGTCGCTAGAGTCGTAGCCGAGCGCGGCCGCGGCGTCGAGCAGCCCCGAGCCGGACTCGTTGCTGGCGAGACCGATGTCCTCCGCGGAGTTCGCCAGCGTCGAGCGAATGTCGCTGCCGGTCGTGCCGTTCGCGGCGAGCTGTCCCGCGACGCCCGCGACGTGCGGGGTCGCCATCGACGTGCCGGAGTAGGTGTCGTAGCCGCCGTTGGCGACCGACGAGTAGATGTCGGTGCCGGGCGCGGCGATGTCCACTTCCGGCCCCGTGCTGGAGAAGTCCGAGAGGGTGTCGTCGCTCGCGGTCGAACTCACGGCCATGACCTCGGAGTAGGCGGCGGGGTAGCCCACGCAGTCGGAACACGGACCGGAGTTACCCGCGGCCGCGACGACGAAGACGCCGTTGTTCGTCGCGTACTGGATGGCGTCGTGGAGCGCCGACGACCCCGAACTCGCGCCGAGGCTCATCGAAGCCACGTCCCAGCCCTGGTCGGCGACGTACTCGACGCCCGCCGCGATGTCCGAGAACGAGCCGCTGCCACACTTGTCCAGCACCTTGACGGCGTGGAGCGTCGCGTCGGGCGCGGCGCCGACGACGCCTTGGCTGTTGTCGTCGCCCGCCGCGATACCGGCGCAGTGAGTCCCGTGGTTGTTGTCGTCGGTCCACGAGTAGTTGCACGTGTTGTCCGCGGGCTTGGCTCCGTAGCGACAGCCGCCCTGAGTGTTACAGGTGACGAACGCCTTGCCCTTGCCGAGGTGGTCGGTCAGGTCGGGGTGGTCGTCGTCGATTCCCGTGTCGAGGATGGCGACGTCCGCGCCGGCACCGAGTTCGCCGTTGCTGTGGACCACGTCGGAGTCGATGCGCTGCTGGCCCCACGGGAGCGTCTGGGCGAGCGCTTCCATCGTGCCGTTCTCTTCGACGTAGCGGATGTTGGGGTTCTTCTCCAGCGCCGTCGCCGCCTGCTTCGGCAGGCGAAGCGTCAGCACGTCGATGGAGTCGAACGTCCGCACCGTCTCGTTGGCTTGGCTGAGCGCCGTCTGCCGGCCGCGCTCGGACGCGAAGCCGACGTTGACCTCGACTTTGTCGGTCGGTGCGGCCGCCGCGAGACTGGTCGCGACGCCAGCAGTCGCGACGGACGCGCCGACACCCTTCAGTACGTTACGCCGGGACACACTATTGTCGTTTTGTGCCATGACGTTCGTAAATAAGGCCCGCACCTAATGAATTTTTCTTAGAATAATATACTAATTTTACTTCTGCGTTAACGTTGCTGGTACGGGGAGCAGGGTGAAAACAACCGGCAGCGAGCAAACCGCACGCCTTTAGGAACTGAACCCGTAGCCGGTCTCGTGCAAATCGTCGGGTACGAGACGGAGCGCGAGGGCGGTGCAAGCGGCGAGGACGGGAGCGACGGGGACGGAAACGACGAGCGCGTGTGCCCCGCGCTGGTCGTCGCCAACGAAGAGGGCGTGCGCCGCGAGCGCCTCGACCCCGGCCGCGACCTCGGCTACGCGCTCGGCGAGCGTCGGTGCGCGGGCGCGCTCGACGGTGCGACCCACTACGACTGTGCGAACGAGACCGCGCCCTACTGCGACCAGCACACCAGCACGTGGGTCTGCGCGCGGTGTACCGGCAGTTGCCTCAAGGACGAGATGGACTGCTACGACGACCACGCCATCTACCTCGCGGCGTTCGCGCCCGCGACGTTCAAAGTCGGCGTGACGAAGGAGTGGCGACTTCGCACCCGCCTGCGTGAGCAGGGCGCGGACCGCGCGGCCCACCTCCGGACCGTCGAGAACGGCCGAGTCGCTCGCGAAATCGAGTCGCAGTTGGCCGAGGAGTTCACCGACCGCGTGCGCGTCCCCGACAAGATTTCGGGACTCCACCGCGACGTGGACGAGTCTGCGTGGCGCGACGCGCTCGCCGAGTTCGACCCTGTGGAGACGTTCGACTTCGACTACGGGCTGGACTTGTCCTCCCGACCGGTCGCCGAGACGCTGGCGACCGGCGAAGTCGTCGGCGTGCAGGGCCGGGTGCTGGTCCTCGCTCGGGGCGGGACGACCTACGCCGTGGACCTGCGGAGTCTGGTCGGCTACGAGGTCCGCGAGGGGGAGAGTCAGCGACAGCTCCAGTCGAGCCTCGGCGCGTTCTGAGCGTCGTCACGCGACCGACCGTCGGCGGTCGGTCGCGGACGGCTGGCGACCGGCCGAACCCGAAACTCGCGGAACCGAAAGGGGCTTTTCCCAGACGCCGGTAGCTTCCGACATGATTTCCATCGCACTCGCGGGCAAGCCCAACGCGGGCAAGTCCACCTTCTACAAGGCCGCGACGATGGCCGACGTGGACGTGGCGAACTACCCGTTCACGACCATCGACGCGAACCGCGGCGTCAGCCACGTCCGGACCGACTGCCCGTGTCTCGAACGCGACGAGCGCTGCGGCGACGAGAACTGTCACGACGGCAAGCGCTACGTTCCCATCGAACTGCTGGACGTGGCCGGACTCGTGCCGGGCGCACACGAGGGCCGCGGACTCGGCAACCAGTTTCTCGACGAACTGACGAACGCCGACGCCATCGTCAACGTCGTGGACGCCTCTGGCGGCACGAACGAGGAGGGCGAACCGGTCGAAATCGGCACCTACGACCCGGTGGAAGAGGTCGATTTCATCGAGGAGCAGTTGGACCAGTGGCTCGCCAGCATCGTGGACCGAAACTGGGAGAGCGTCGAGCGAAAGTCCCGGTCGCCCGACTTCGACGTGGACGAGGCGCTGGCCGACATGCTGACCGGATTCGGCGCGAGCGAGGCCGACGTTGCCGCCAGCCTCCGAGAACTGGACTACCCCGAGGACCCCATCCAGTGGACCGACGACCACCGCGAGGCCCTCGCCCGCGACGTGCGCTCGCGGACCAAACCCATCATCCTCGTGGCGAACAAGGCCGACGTGGCTCCCCCGGAGAACGTCGAGTGCCTGAAGGAGACCGGCAAGCCCGTGATTCCCGCGACCGCGGAGGGCGAGTTGGCGCTCCGGCAGGCCGAGGAAGGGGGCGTCGTCGAGTACGACCCCGGCGACGAGGACTTCGAAATCGTCGGCGACCTGAGCGACGAGCAGGCCGCGGGCCTCGACCAGATTCGTGAGGTCATGCAGGAATGGGGCGGCACGGGCGTCCAAGAAGCGCTGAACGCCGCGGTCTACGACCTGCTCGACCAGATTACGGCCTACCCGGTCCAGAACGAGACCAAGTGGACCGACGCGAAGGGCAACGTCCTGCCCGACGCGTTCCTCCTCCCCCGC
Protein-coding sequences here:
- a CDS encoding redox-regulated ATPase YchF, producing MISIALAGKPNAGKSTFYKAATMADVDVANYPFTTIDANRGVSHVRTDCPCLERDERCGDENCHDGKRYVPIELLDVAGLVPGAHEGRGLGNQFLDELTNADAIVNVVDASGGTNEEGEPVEIGTYDPVEEVDFIEEQLDQWLASIVDRNWESVERKSRSPDFDVDEALADMLTGFGASEADVAASLRELDYPEDPIQWTDDHREALARDVRSRTKPIILVANKADVAPPENVECLKETGKPVIPATAEGELALRQAEEGGVVEYDPGDEDFEIVGDLSDEQAAGLDQIREVMQEWGGTGVQEALNAAVYDLLDQITAYPVQNETKWTDAKGNVLPDAFLLPRGSTPTDLAYAVHSDIGDGYLHAVNGKTNREISDDYELAEGDVVKIVSTAK
- a CDS encoding S8 family peptidase, translating into MAQNDNSVSRRNVLKGVGASVATAGVATSLAAAAPTDKVEVNVGFASERGRQTALSQANETVRTFDSIDVLTLRLPKQAATALEKNPNIRYVEENGTMEALAQTLPWGQQRIDSDVVHSNGELGAGADVAILDTGIDDDHPDLTDHLGKGKAFVTCNTQGGCRYGAKPADNTCNYSWTDDNNHGTHCAGIAAGDDNSQGVVGAAPDATLHAVKVLDKCGSGSFSDIAAGVEYVADQGWDVASMSLGASSGSSALHDAIQYATNNGVFVVAAAGNSGPCSDCVGYPAAYSEVMAVSSTASDDTLSDFSSTGPEVDIAAPGTDIYSSVANGGYDTYSGTSMATPHVAGVAGQLAANGTTGSDIRSTLANSAEDIGLASNESGSGLLDAAAALGYDSSDDT
- a CDS encoding S8 family peptidase, encoding MLGDDSGVSRRNVLKTAGGSLAAMSATGLAAAKPDDTVEVNVGFKSEKGKQMALAEANDVVRKFDSLDVVTIQVPKKAATALDQSPNIRYVEENGQMQALAQSLPWGVNRVDADRAASDGSGADVAIIDTGIDGNHPDLEANLGAGAYAVQCSSYSAECTYGWGDDNGHGTHCAGITGAVDNNQGVVGVAPGVTLHAVKVLNSNGGGSYSDIAAGIEYVADQGWDVGSLSLGGSASSTVRDAVQYADSRGVTLVAAAGNSGPCSDCVGYPAAYPETIAVSSTNSNDDLSSFSSTGPEVDIAAPGSDIYSTYVGGGYDTLSGTSMATPHVAGAAGILRSQGLSNAQTKNRLLSTAENIGLASNESGAGLLDVEAATQ
- a CDS encoding DUF2797 domain-containing protein, whose translation is MQIVGYETEREGGASGEDGSDGDGNDERVCPALVVANEEGVRRERLDPGRDLGYALGERRCAGALDGATHYDCANETAPYCDQHTSTWVCARCTGSCLKDEMDCYDDHAIYLAAFAPATFKVGVTKEWRLRTRLREQGADRAAHLRTVENGRVAREIESQLAEEFTDRVRVPDKISGLHRDVDESAWRDALAEFDPVETFDFDYGLDLSSRPVAETLATGEVVGVQGRVLVLARGGTTYAVDLRSLVGYEVREGESQRQLQSSLGAF